A stretch of the uncultured Trichococcus sp. genome encodes the following:
- the priA gene encoding primosomal protein N' has product MQIAKVIVDIPAMQTNRPFDYAIPPVMEQKLGKGMRVEVPFNNRVIQGFITEISDHTDFEGELKEITQPLDIEPALTEELLLLGEEMAETVYAYRIHCYQTMLPPLMKAKYEKEIEVIDELDEETFYGLFQGKSKMSWENAVDRGILPQLIELKRAGKIEVNYILKNQAKAKTVQVYYSDLEMDSLEDAYRSLKKSAKQQQALLAAIMSLNGTPLTSKDYKDQFDIGPSTIRTGVEKGWLKAADREILRDPFKDRQFKKTEALPLSDEQTAAFQTIGASIREERHEVFLMQGVTGSGKTEVYLQLIAEVINQGKTALMLVPEIALTPQMVKHFKSRFGNRVAVMHSALSAGEKYDEWRKIHRGDADVVVGARSSIFAPVENLGIIIMDEEHESTYKQDENPKYHARNIAIWRGQHHHCPVVLGSATPSLESRARAQKKVYTLVELKGRFNQRALPQVEIVDMRDEFKANNRSSFSMTLQEKIVDRLQKKQQIVLMLNKRGYSSFIMCRDCGFVLECPNCDISLTLHMDSKTMKCHYCGHEEAIPNTCPKCKGHNFRYYGTGTQKIEEELQTLFPDARILRMDVDTTRKKGGHEAILSAFGRGEADILLGTQMIAKGLDFPNITLVGVINADTSLGLPDFRSSERTFQLLTQVSGRAGRAELSGEVVVQSYNPDHYAILFAQQHNYEGFYRTEMSLRHKAGYPPYFYTALITVSNPDEKKAQKKIYEIHEILQKKLEPETIMLGPSKGSIARVNNRYYFQILVKYKQETKLHPALKQILDESQKENARGLYISIDSEPVNFF; this is encoded by the coding sequence TTGCAAATTGCAAAAGTGATTGTGGATATACCTGCCATGCAGACCAATCGTCCCTTTGATTATGCGATCCCTCCAGTTATGGAACAAAAGTTAGGGAAAGGGATGCGGGTTGAAGTGCCTTTCAACAATCGCGTCATCCAAGGGTTCATAACGGAAATTTCTGATCATACCGATTTTGAAGGGGAATTGAAAGAAATCACCCAACCATTGGACATCGAACCGGCATTGACCGAAGAGCTGCTTTTGTTGGGAGAGGAAATGGCAGAAACCGTTTATGCCTATCGGATCCATTGCTACCAGACGATGCTGCCGCCTTTGATGAAGGCGAAGTACGAAAAAGAGATAGAGGTCATCGATGAACTGGATGAGGAGACCTTCTATGGACTTTTTCAAGGAAAGAGCAAAATGAGTTGGGAAAATGCCGTCGATCGGGGCATCTTGCCGCAATTGATCGAATTGAAGCGTGCCGGTAAAATTGAAGTCAACTACATCCTGAAAAACCAAGCGAAGGCAAAAACGGTGCAAGTCTATTATTCCGATCTGGAAATGGACAGTCTGGAGGACGCATACCGCAGCCTGAAAAAATCAGCCAAGCAACAACAGGCTTTGCTGGCGGCAATCATGTCCCTGAACGGAACCCCGTTGACGTCCAAGGATTATAAGGATCAATTCGATATCGGACCAAGTACGATCCGGACCGGAGTGGAGAAGGGGTGGCTCAAAGCTGCCGATCGTGAAATACTTCGGGACCCCTTTAAGGATAGGCAATTCAAAAAAACCGAAGCGTTGCCTCTTTCGGACGAACAGACGGCAGCTTTTCAGACGATTGGTGCCAGCATCAGGGAAGAACGGCATGAGGTTTTTCTGATGCAAGGCGTTACGGGAAGCGGCAAGACCGAAGTCTATCTTCAGTTGATCGCTGAAGTGATCAATCAAGGCAAGACAGCCTTGATGCTCGTACCCGAGATCGCTTTGACGCCGCAGATGGTCAAACACTTCAAGAGCCGCTTCGGAAACCGCGTGGCAGTAATGCACAGTGCGTTGTCAGCGGGGGAGAAATACGACGAGTGGCGAAAAATCCACCGTGGTGACGCCGATGTCGTGGTCGGGGCGCGTTCTTCCATTTTCGCCCCGGTTGAGAATCTAGGCATCATCATTATGGACGAAGAACACGAGAGCACCTATAAACAGGACGAAAATCCGAAGTATCATGCCCGCAATATAGCGATTTGGCGCGGGCAGCATCACCATTGCCCGGTTGTTCTGGGAAGCGCGACGCCTTCGCTGGAGTCGCGGGCCAGAGCCCAAAAAAAGGTCTATACGTTGGTCGAATTGAAAGGACGCTTCAATCAACGCGCACTGCCCCAAGTCGAAATTGTCGATATGCGGGACGAGTTCAAGGCGAATAACCGCAGCAGCTTTTCGATGACTTTGCAGGAAAAAATCGTTGATCGATTGCAGAAAAAACAGCAGATTGTGCTGATGCTGAACAAAAGGGGCTATTCCTCTTTCATCATGTGCCGGGATTGCGGCTTTGTCCTCGAGTGCCCGAATTGTGACATCAGCCTGACTTTGCATATGGACAGCAAAACGATGAAATGCCATTACTGCGGCCACGAAGAAGCAATCCCCAACACCTGTCCGAAATGCAAGGGCCACAATTTCCGTTATTACGGAACGGGAACCCAAAAAATCGAGGAAGAACTGCAGACACTCTTCCCGGATGCGCGCATTTTGCGCATGGATGTGGACACCACCCGCAAGAAAGGTGGACATGAGGCCATCCTGTCGGCATTCGGAAGAGGGGAGGCCGACATCCTACTGGGCACGCAGATGATCGCAAAAGGATTGGACTTTCCGAACATCACGTTGGTCGGCGTCATCAATGCGGATACTTCATTGGGGTTGCCTGATTTCCGGTCTTCGGAAAGGACGTTCCAGCTGCTGACCCAAGTCAGTGGCCGCGCGGGTCGCGCGGAACTGTCCGGTGAAGTGGTCGTGCAATCCTATAATCCGGACCATTACGCCATCCTTTTTGCCCAACAGCACAATTACGAAGGCTTTTACCGTACCGAGATGTCGCTCCGGCATAAAGCGGGTTATCCGCCTTATTTTTACACGGCGCTCATCACCGTAAGCAACCCTGACGAAAAGAAAGCGCAGAAGAAAATTTATGAAATCCATGAGATCCTTCAAAAGAAACTCGAGCCCGAGACAATCATGCTCGGACCATCAAAGGGATCTATCGCGAGAGTGAACAACCGCTATTATTTTCAGATATTAGTGAAATACAAACAGGAAACCAAACTACATCCGGCATTGAAACAGATTTTGGATGAGTCACAAAAAGAAAATGCGCGCGGTCTCTATATTTCAATCGATTCAGAGCCGGTCAATTTCTTCTAG
- the rpoZ gene encoding DNA-directed RNA polymerase subunit omega yields the protein MMLYPSIDKLLEQVDSKYSMVILSSKRAHQLHDRSEPLLDHYQSYKNVGRALEEVVAGELEINPNSIIPER from the coding sequence ATGATGTTATATCCTTCGATCGATAAATTGTTGGAGCAAGTGGATTCAAAATATTCAATGGTCATTCTTTCAAGCAAAAGAGCGCACCAGTTGCACGATCGCTCCGAGCCTTTATTGGATCATTACCAGTCATACAAGAATGTCGGACGCGCGCTGGAAGAAGTAGTTGCCGGCGAATTGGAAATCAATCCGAATTCCATCATCCCTGAAAGATAA
- a CDS encoding V-type ATP synthase subunit B, with the protein MLKEYKTVTEVVGPLMAVEQVEGVKFDELVEIQMQTGEIRHGQVLEVSKDKAMVQIFEGPSGINIKDTKVRFRGKPLSIAVSEDMVGRVFDGMGNPIDGGPEIIPEASLDVNGQAINPVARDYPDEFIQTGISAIDHLNTLVRGQKLPVFSGSGLPHKELAAQIARQATVLNSDEKFAVVFAAMGITFEEKEYFMEDFRKTGAIDRSVMFINLANDPAIERIATPKMALTVAEYLAYEKDMHVLVIMTDMTNYCEALREISAARREVPGRRGYPGYLYTNLSTLYERAGRLIGKKGSVTQIPILSMPEDDITHPIPDLTGYITEGQIILSRELNNSGIKPPINVLPSLSRLKDKGTGEGKTRKDHAPTMNQLFAAYAKGKQAKELAVILGESALSKTDKLYVQFTKRFEEEYISQGFYTNRSIEETLALGWELLSILPVTELKRIKSDMIDEFMPKGE; encoded by the coding sequence ATGCTTAAGGAATATAAAACAGTTACTGAAGTTGTAGGGCCATTGATGGCAGTAGAGCAAGTCGAGGGAGTCAAGTTTGACGAGTTGGTTGAAATCCAGATGCAGACCGGCGAAATCCGCCATGGTCAAGTATTGGAAGTCAGCAAGGACAAAGCGATGGTGCAGATTTTTGAAGGCCCAAGCGGGATCAACATCAAAGACACCAAAGTCCGTTTCCGTGGAAAACCTCTTTCCATTGCGGTGTCTGAAGACATGGTCGGACGAGTGTTCGATGGTATGGGAAATCCGATAGACGGAGGACCGGAAATCATCCCGGAAGCAAGTTTGGATGTCAATGGACAGGCAATCAATCCGGTTGCCCGTGACTATCCGGATGAGTTTATCCAGACTGGTATTTCTGCCATCGACCATCTGAACACGCTCGTAAGAGGACAGAAACTTCCTGTATTCTCCGGATCAGGTTTGCCCCATAAGGAATTGGCTGCACAGATCGCCCGTCAAGCGACTGTATTGAACAGTGATGAGAAATTTGCGGTTGTGTTTGCAGCCATGGGAATCACTTTTGAAGAAAAGGAATATTTCATGGAGGATTTCCGGAAAACTGGCGCCATCGACCGTTCCGTTATGTTCATCAACTTGGCGAACGACCCGGCCATCGAACGTATTGCCACTCCTAAAATGGCTTTGACGGTCGCTGAATACTTGGCTTACGAGAAGGATATGCACGTCCTGGTCATCATGACGGACATGACCAATTACTGCGAGGCTTTGCGTGAGATTTCGGCAGCCCGTCGGGAAGTTCCCGGTCGCCGTGGTTATCCTGGTTACTTATACACGAACCTGTCCACCTTGTACGAGCGCGCGGGTCGACTGATCGGCAAAAAAGGTTCGGTTACACAGATTCCGATCCTTTCCATGCCAGAGGATGACATTACGCATCCGATTCCGGATTTGACCGGCTACATCACGGAAGGACAGATTATTCTTTCGCGAGAATTGAACAATTCCGGCATCAAGCCGCCGATCAATGTGTTGCCGTCGCTTTCCCGTCTGAAAGATAAGGGTACCGGCGAAGGCAAGACAAGAAAAGACCATGCACCAACGATGAACCAGTTGTTTGCGGCGTACGCAAAAGGAAAGCAGGCTAAAGAATTAGCTGTCATCCTAGGGGAATCAGCATTGTCCAAGACCGATAAACTGTATGTACAGTTCACGAAGCGTTTTGAAGAAGAATACATCAGTCAAGGTTTCTATACGAACCGTTCAATCGAAGAGACATTGGCTTTGGGTTGGGAACTGTTGTCCATCCTGCCGGTGACTGAACTTAAGAGAATCAAGAGCGATATGATCGATGAGTTTATGCCGAAGGGAGAGTGA
- a CDS encoding V-type ATP synthase subunit D — protein MARLNVKPTRMELSNLKSRLVLSTRGHKLLKDKQDELMRQFINLIRENNLLRDEVEKELTASMRSFVVAKSLLNEAFIEELFAVPGTAVELDIQENNIMSVVVPQMNFSIIDEDDKSSDMQYGYVNSNAELDDAIQKIEKILPKLLKLTEIEKTCQLLADEIEKTRRRVNALEYNMIPQLQETIRYIQMKLEENERSNIVRMMKVKDMGVS, from the coding sequence ATGGCTAGATTGAATGTAAAGCCTACCCGGATGGAACTGTCCAATTTGAAATCGCGTCTGGTGCTTTCCACACGCGGCCATAAGTTGCTGAAGGACAAACAAGATGAACTGATGCGTCAATTCATCAATCTGATCCGCGAAAACAACCTCTTGAGGGATGAAGTCGAAAAAGAATTGACTGCTTCGATGCGTTCTTTCGTGGTAGCGAAGTCGCTGCTGAATGAAGCCTTCATCGAAGAGCTGTTTGCGGTACCCGGAACGGCGGTAGAGTTGGATATCCAAGAGAATAACATCATGAGTGTTGTTGTCCCTCAGATGAATTTTTCGATTATCGATGAAGATGATAAATCTTCGGATATGCAATACGGATACGTGAACTCGAATGCAGAATTGGATGATGCGATCCAAAAAATCGAAAAAATCCTACCGAAATTGCTTAAGCTGACGGAAATAGAAAAAACATGCCAACTTCTGGCCGATGAGATCGAAAAGACAAGAAGGCGTGTAAATGCACTGGAATACAATATGATTCCGCAGTTGCAGGAGACAATCCGTTACATCCAGATGAAACTTGAAGAGAATGAACGTTCCAACATCGTTCGTATGATGAAAGTCAAAGACATGGGTGTTTCATGA
- the gmk gene encoding guanylate kinase, producing the protein MTEKGLLIVLSGPSGVGKGTVRQAIFSRGEREFIYSISATTRKAREGEVDGKDYFFKEREEFERMIAENELLEYTEYVGNYYGTPIDYVRRTLDTGKDIFLEIEVQGAMQVKERMPEGIFIFLTPPDMTELESRIVNRGTDESPIIKQRMEKAIEELSLMRYYDYAVENDTVENAVQKVLGIIQSEHLKVSRILDTICADERE; encoded by the coding sequence ATGACAGAAAAAGGATTGTTGATTGTCTTATCCGGACCTTCGGGAGTAGGCAAAGGGACCGTGAGACAAGCAATTTTTTCTCGTGGTGAACGGGAGTTCATATATTCAATTTCCGCTACGACCCGCAAAGCGCGCGAAGGGGAAGTGGATGGCAAAGATTATTTCTTCAAGGAAAGAGAAGAATTCGAGAGAATGATCGCCGAAAATGAACTGTTGGAGTATACCGAGTATGTGGGGAATTACTATGGAACGCCAATCGACTATGTAAGAAGAACGTTGGATACGGGGAAAGACATTTTTCTGGAAATCGAAGTTCAAGGTGCCATGCAAGTGAAGGAACGGATGCCGGAAGGTATATTCATCTTCTTGACGCCTCCTGACATGACGGAACTGGAATCACGGATCGTAAATCGTGGCACGGACGAGTCCCCGATCATCAAACAAAGAATGGAAAAGGCTATTGAAGAGCTCAGTTTGATGCGTTATTATGATTATGCGGTAGAAAACGACACAGTAGAGAATGCGGTACAGAAAGTGCTCGGCATCATCCAAAGCGAACACTTGAAAGTTTCCCGGATTCTGGATACCATCTGTGCGGATGAAAGGGAGTAA
- the fmt gene encoding methionyl-tRNA formyltransferase: MKKIIFMGTPEFSVPILEALLQHGYDVIAVVTQPDRPVGRKKILTPSPVKEAALKHGLPVYQPEKISGSPEMDELIALEPDLIVTAAYGQFLPVKLLNAPRFRSINVHASLLPKYRGGAPVHYAIINGEKETGVSIMYMEKKMDAGAVLAQRAIPITEQDDVGAMFLKLSELGKNLLIETLPDFFQGKLVPQEQDESAATFSPNIKREEERIDWSKTAAQVACQVRGMRPWPVAHTLLNGQRIKVWAGQAVGTNASDEPGTVSATDKDALYVACGEGTVFKMTELQPAGKKRMSAADYLRGGACEIHEGTRFEADGQ; this comes from the coding sequence ATGAAAAAAATCATTTTTATGGGCACCCCGGAATTTTCAGTGCCCATTTTAGAGGCTTTATTGCAGCATGGTTATGATGTGATCGCAGTTGTCACACAACCGGACCGCCCTGTAGGCAGAAAGAAAATATTGACGCCTTCTCCGGTGAAGGAAGCCGCGCTGAAGCATGGTCTGCCGGTCTATCAGCCGGAAAAAATTTCCGGTTCCCCAGAAATGGATGAGCTGATAGCCTTAGAACCGGACCTGATCGTCACAGCGGCCTATGGACAATTTCTGCCGGTCAAGCTGTTGAATGCTCCCCGCTTCCGCTCCATCAATGTGCATGCTTCTTTGCTGCCGAAATATCGCGGCGGCGCACCGGTCCATTACGCCATCATCAACGGGGAAAAAGAGACCGGAGTCTCCATCATGTATATGGAGAAGAAAATGGACGCAGGGGCTGTTTTGGCGCAGAGAGCCATACCCATCACCGAGCAGGATGATGTCGGGGCGATGTTTTTGAAGTTGAGCGAACTCGGCAAGAATCTGCTGATCGAAACCTTGCCTGATTTTTTCCAAGGAAAACTCGTGCCGCAAGAACAGGATGAATCCGCAGCCACCTTTTCACCGAACATCAAACGCGAGGAGGAACGCATCGATTGGTCCAAAACGGCCGCACAAGTTGCCTGCCAAGTCCGCGGCATGCGTCCGTGGCCAGTGGCGCATACGCTTTTGAACGGACAACGGATCAAAGTATGGGCAGGCCAAGCTGTCGGGACGAATGCGAGCGATGAACCCGGAACTGTGAGCGCAACAGACAAGGATGCTCTGTATGTGGCCTGTGGGGAAGGCACCGTCTTCAAAATGACGGAACTCCAGCCTGCCGGGAAAAAACGCATGTCAGCTGCGGACTACTTGCGGGGCGGCGCCTGCGAAATCCATGAAGGCACAAGGTTTGAAGCGGATGGACAATAA